Within Metabacillus sp. KUDC1714, the genomic segment TAAAAGAGAAATTTAAAACAACAGATGCGTTAAATAAAGCGTTCGGACTCTCTTACTGGAGCAATGACGTCCATGCATGGGAAGATATGCCTTCTGTTGTTGGTACAATCAATGGAAGTTTTGGGGCGGAATTTTCTAAATTTCAGCGTACACTCGTAGACGACTTTTTAGCATGGCAAGTAGAAATAGTAAAAGAGTATCGTCATGAAGGACAATTTATAACACAAAACTTTGATTTTGAATGGAGGGGCTACTCATTTGGTGTCCAGCCAAACGTAAACCATTTTACAGCTTCAAAACCATTTGATATCACAGGGGTAGATATTTATCATCCTTCACAAGAGGATTTGACTGGAATCGAAATTTCGTTTGGTGGTGATGTTGCACGATCAACAAAGCAACAAAATTACCTTGTTCTTGAAACGGAGGCTCAGGCATTTAGTCATTGGACACCTTTTCCTGGTCAACTGCGTTTACAGGCCTTCAGCCATGTGGCTTCAGGTGCTAACATGGTAGCATATTGGCATTGGCATTCAATCCATAACTCATTTGAGACATATTGGAAAGGTCTTTTAAGTCACGATTTAAAGCCTAATCCTGTGTACAATGAGGCAAAAACTATTGGCGCAGATTTCAAACGTCTATCACCAAAACTAGTAAATCTTAAGAAGAAAAATAAAACAGCTATTCTCGTTAGCAATGAATCTCTCACAGGAGTAAGCTGGTTTAAATTTAATCAAAGATCAGAGCTAAATTACAATGATATCCTTCGTTTGATTTATGATGAGTTGTACAAATTAAATGTGGAGTGTGACATCATTCATCCTGAAACAGAGAATTTGGAAGACTATTCATTGATCATCGTTCCATGTTTATATGTTGCTTCTGATCAATTGCTGGATCGGCTAAACCAATATGTTGATAAAGGAGGCCATGCGGTCTTTACCTTTAAATCTGGATTTACAGATGAAAACATTAAAGTTCGCACAACTAATCAGCCTGGTATCATTGAGAAGGTCTGTGGTGTTCAGTATCAGATGTTTATAGAGCCAAAGCGTGTTCAACTAGCGGAAAATCCGTATGGAGTGGATGAATCAAAGAATGAAGTGCACACATGGATGGAGCTACTTACTCCCACAACAGCAGAAACTTTTGCCAAATACGATCACCCAGCATGGGGCGAATATGCGGCGATTACAGGTAATGAGTGTGGAGACGGATATGCGACATACATCGGATGTATTGTTTCTAGTGAGGTTATGTCTGGCATTCTTGCTCAAGCGCTAAAACGAGCGAGCATATGGGAAACTGAACAGGAGATCCGTTTTCCGATCATAATAAAAAGTGGAGTAAATGATGAAGGAAGAAAAATTAAGTTCATTTTTAATTATTCTGCAGATATCGAAATGATGAGGTATCCTTTTGAAGAAAGTGAGGAGCTTTTATCGGAAAAGCATTATAAACAAGGTGAAACGATAACATTAAATCCATGGTCATTTATGATATTTGAACTGTAATAGAGGAGAGG encodes:
- a CDS encoding beta-galactosidase, with product MKQLLYGVAYYDEYMPYDRLETDIQMMKDAGINVVRIAESTWSTHEPQNGVFDFTSVNRVLDAMHKAGISVIVGTPTYAVPTWMVKEHPEVLAVTKQGAGKYGARQIMDITSPTYLFYAERIIRKLMENVKDHPAIIGYQIDNETKHYDTSGPNVQLQFVKYLKEKFKTTDALNKAFGLSYWSNDVHAWEDMPSVVGTINGSFGAEFSKFQRTLVDDFLAWQVEIVKEYRHEGQFITQNFDFEWRGYSFGVQPNVNHFTASKPFDITGVDIYHPSQEDLTGIEISFGGDVARSTKQQNYLVLETEAQAFSHWTPFPGQLRLQAFSHVASGANMVAYWHWHSIHNSFETYWKGLLSHDLKPNPVYNEAKTIGADFKRLSPKLVNLKKKNKTAILVSNESLTGVSWFKFNQRSELNYNDILRLIYDELYKLNVECDIIHPETENLEDYSLIIVPCLYVASDQLLDRLNQYVDKGGHAVFTFKSGFTDENIKVRTTNQPGIIEKVCGVQYQMFIEPKRVQLAENPYGVDESKNEVHTWMELLTPTTAETFAKYDHPAWGEYAAITGNECGDGYATYIGCIVSSEVMSGILAQALKRASIWETEQEIRFPIIIKSGVNDEGRKIKFIFNYSADIEMMRYPFEESEELLSEKHYKQGETITLNPWSFMIFEL